GCCCGCCGGGATCTTCGGCGGCCTGGACGCCGACGAGCGCCGCAAGCTCAAGCACGCCCAGGAGAACCGCCGGCACCGCCGGCGTCTGCGCGAGCGGGCCGCCGCCGAGGCGGGGCTCGGGGGTGCCGCGTGAGCACGTCGGCCTTCCCGCGTTTCCGCGTTTCGGCGCCGGCCGCCCCGGCTTCGGCCGCGCCCGGCGCCGCTTCGGCCACGGGGTCGAGGGCTTCGGGCAGGCTGATGCTGGGCCTGACGGTGGTGGCCGCGGTGGGTGCGGTGGCGCTGGCCGGGATCGGCTTCAGCGGCTCCTACGCCGCGCTGCGGGACCTCGGTTTCACCCACGGCTTCGGCCGCTTCAGCTACGCGTTCCCGGTCGGTGTGGACGCCGGGATCGTCGCCTTGTTGGCGATGGATCTGCACCTGATCCGCAAAGGCACGCCGTGGCCGATGCTGCGGTTGCTGGCCCACGGTTTCACCGCCGCGACGATCTACTTCAACGCCGCCTCCGCCGGCCCGCCGCTGGCGAATCCGACCGGCACCGCGATGCACGCCGTGATCCCGATCATGTTCGTCGCGGTGGTGGAGGCCGGTCGCCGCCTGGTCATCCGGATCACCCGGATCGAGGCCGGCCACCAGAGAGACGGCGTGCCGCTGCACCGCTGGATCCTCGCCCCGGGCCCGTCGTTCGCGATGTACCGGCGGATGCGGCTGTGGGGCATCGACTCCTACCAGCAGGCGATCGAGCTGGAGCGCGAGCGCACCGTCTACCGGGTGATGCTGGAGCGCGACCACGGCAAGAACCTGAAGAACGCGCCCGCTGAGCTGCTGCTTCCCCTGGTGATGGAGCGCTTCGGGCTGAGCGTGGACGAGGCCCTGGCCCTGCCGCAGGAGGCCGACGAGCGGGCCCGGCTGCGGGCCGAGCGTGCCGCCGAGTTCGAGAAGAACGCCGCGGTGCGGGCCGAGCAGCGGGCCGCCGAACTGGAGATCACCAGGCTCCAAACGGCGGGCCGGGTGGAGGCCGCCGGGTACGAGGTCGGCGCCGAAACCGCGACCGCCAAGGCGACGGCCACCGCCCGCACCCTGGCCGCCGGCCGCAAGGCCGAAGCCGTCCAGCGCCTGGACCAGTCGGCCGAGGAACTGGCCGCCGCCGCGTCCGTGCAGGAGGCCGCCGAAGCCCGCGCCCGCGCCGCCGAAACCGCCCAGGCCGCCGCCGAAACGGAGCGGAGCGCCGCCGAAGCCCGCGCCCGCGCGGCCGAAGCACAGGCCCGCGCGATCGCCTCCGAGCAAGCCGAGGCGACAGCCGAAGAGGAACTCCAGAACACCCGCCGGCGCACCGCCGAAACCGCGAAGCTCGCGGCCGAAACGGAGCAGGAAGCCGCCGAAGCGGCCGAGCGCACGGCCGAAGCCAAGCGCCGGACCACCGCCGCCAACCGCGCCCGCGCCGAGGACGAGGAAGCCGAAGCGGCGGCCCGACAGCGCACCGCCGAAGCGCGCGAGCGCGCGGCCGAAGCGGAGCTGCGCGCCGTCGAAGCGGAGGACGCCGCGAAGCTGACGCCCGCCGCCCGGGGTGCCCGCCGCGTCGCCCGCATGATCCTCGCGGCCGGCGGCGACGTCGAGGCCGTCACCCTCCAGGCGATCATCGACGACCTCGGCGTCTCCCTCGCCACCGCCTCCCAGCGCCGCGCCGACGCCGCCGACCTCCTCGCCGCCGGCTACCGTCCCACCGCCCCCGCCCACCTCTGACCTGCCTCAAGGGGAACTGCACATGCCCGAGATCGAGAAGTTCGAGGCGCTGCGCTACACCGCCGACGTGGTGTGCTTCCGGGGTGACGCCGTGCTGCTGATCGAGCGCGGCTGGCCGCCCTACCAGGGCATGTTCGCCCTGCCCGGCGGCCACGTCGATGCGGGCGAGACCTCCCGGGACGCCGCCGCCCGCGAGCTGCTGGAGGAGACCGGCGTCCGCGTCGAGGCGGCCGACCTGGTGTTCGTCGGTCTCTACGACGCCCCGGAGAGGGACCCGCGCGGCCGGTACATCGGCGCCGCCTACGCGGTGCGGGTGCCCGAGGGCACCGAGGCCCTGGCCGGGGACGACGCCGCCTCCGTGCAGTGGGTGCCGCTCGCCGACCTGCCGGCGGACCTGGCGTTCGACCACCGGCTGATCGTGGCCGACACCCGGGCCCTGCCCCTCACCATCCGCCCCTGAGGAGGCGCCATGACCCGCGTCCGCACGTCCAAGATCCGCATACCCGCCCAGCGCGGCCGGGGCTCCGGCCCGGCCGCGCACGTGATCCACCTCGGCGACGGCGCCGAACCGGTGGTCGTCGTCGTGCCCCACACCAAGGGCTCGCTGACCAGCAGGTTCGCGCTCGCCACCGCCCGCTTGGCGTGGCGGCACCGCATCGCCCTCGCGCCGACCGGGGCGGGGGTTGGCCTCTTCATCGGCACCGGCGTGCTGGCGCTGACGGTGCCCGCCGCCGCCGTGGCGATGGCGGTTCCTGGCCTGCTGCTGCCCGCCGGATGGGCGGTGGCGGCGTACCGGCACTCGCGTCCGGCCGTGCGCCGCCGGGCCCGTGCCCTGACCGTTCCGGTCGTCGTCGCGTCCGCCGCGCTCGCCTGGTCGGCCGCCGCTGTCTGGTTCGGCCCGGCCGACGGCGTTGTCGCGCTGCTGTGGCTCATCGGTGTTTTCGCTGTTCAGGGCGCCTGGTGGCAGCACCGAAGGAAGAAGCCAACCGCCCCGCTCGCCGCCGATCAGAGCTGAAGGAGAAGTTCCGATGACCCGTCACCTCAACGTCGTCCCCGCGCCGGACGGCGGCTCCAACGTCGACCTCCAGCAGTTGGCGCTGCTGGTCGCCGCCCAGTTGAACAGCGGCCACAGCGGTGCCCTGCTGCCCACCGCCCCGGCACCCGCGCCGGCGCCGGTCGTGGTGCAGCCCGAGCACAACGCGGCCGTCTCGCGCTTCGGCGGCTACGTGGCCGCCGGCGCGGGGGCGGCCGCGGTGCTGATCCCGGTGCTGCTCGCCGCCACGGCCGCGCTGCTGGCGGTCGGGATGGCCGCGCTGGCGCTGGCCGTCACGTCGCTGGTGATCCGGTGGATTATCCGCGACATGCGGAAGAACTGACGACTGCCCGTCCCTTCCCGGCTCAACGGCCGGGCGGGGGTGGGGAGTCGGGACAGTCCCGGCCCGCATGGGGAGGCACCGCGATGGCCAACCAGGCGAAGACGCCGACCGGCGGCACCAACAGCACGAGCAACACCCGCAACGGCTTCGGCTCCGGGGCGACGTTCTCCCCCGGGTTCAACATCAACATCAACAAGGGGACGCCGGGCGTGCCGCAGCAGCCCGGTGCGGCGGCCAACCCCGGCACCGGGGTGGGCCGCACCAGCCCGCTGGCGCTGCCCGAGCCCGCGTTCTACTCCGCCGCCGACGTGCGCTCCTACTGCGAGGCGCTGCGGGCGTTCGGCGCCTACTCCGCGATCGAGGTGGAGGTGGCGGCGGAGATCCTCAAGGCCGCCCTGGAGCAGGCTCCGAACGTGCCCGGCGACAACCCGTTCAGCCGGAAGATGCGGGCCCGGGCGGTGGCCCGCAAGCTTGCCAAGGCCGCCGACGCGCTCACCGACGCCGCGAAGGACGCCGCCGCCGCGTGGGCCGCCTTCCAGCGCGAGTACGCCGACGTCATGACCCCCCAGCGCCCGCAGCCGCAGCACCGCCCCTTCCAGTTCTGAGAGGAGACCGGCCGTGACCAGGAACAACACGAGCAAGAGCGCCGCCGAAGCGGAGGTGCAGCACCGGGAGTCCCTGGAGGGCGCCAGCAACGCGGGCGGCGTCGCCGCGTGGGTCGCGCACCGCGCCAAGCCCTACACCCCGCCGTGGATCACCGCCGCCGCCACCGGCGTCGCCGGGTCGCTGGCATGGGTACCCGCGCACGGCTCGACCGGGTACGCGGTCGGCCTCACCCTCGGCTCCGTCGCCCTGACCGGCGCGACCGCGTGGGCGGGGAAGTCCACCACCCCGCAGCGCCGCCTGCACTCGGCGGTCACCGTCGCGGCCGGCAGCGCCTGGTTCACCGGCGTCGCGCTGGCGGGCTGGAACGGCCTGACCTTCGGCACGTTCTGGATCGGCGGGGCCGTGCTCGCCCTGTCGTGGAACGTCCGCCAGGTGATGCGCCGCAACCCCGAAGCCGTCCAGACCGCCACCGACGCGGACGGCTCGCTGCTGGAGAAGGTCAAGCTCGCCGGGGCGGCGATCCGCCGCACCGAGGTCGAACCGAACCGCCTCACCGCCGAAATCTCGCTCCCTGCTGGCGAGTTGACCAACGACGACGTGACGCGGTCGCTCGGCAACATCGCCTCCGCCCTCGACGTCGCCCCCACCGCGGTGCGCTACCTGCCCGACCCGGACTCCGCCCGCCGCGGCAGCCTGGTCGTGGTGCCCCGCGACATGCTCTCCGAGGTCGTCGAGTGGGAGATGCCCACCCAGGTCGGCGGCTCGATCGCCGACCCGCTGGTCATCGGCCGCTACGACGACGGCTCGCCCCTGCAGCTCTGGCTGCCCGGCGACCCGGCGGCGGGCCGCAACTCTACGCACCTGCTGGTCTGCGGCATGTCCGGCTCCGGCAAGGGCGATGGCGCGCTGAACGTCCTCACCGAGATCATGAGCCGCCGCGACGTGATCGTGTGGCTCTCCGACCCGAAGAGCTTCCAGGACTTCGGACCGCTGCGGCCCGGCCTGGACTGGGCCGTCGAAGGCGGGGCCGCGACCGAGACGATGGTCACCGCGCTCCAGGCGGTCATCCCCGCCCGCACCCGCTGGCTCGGCGCCCACGGCTACCGCCAGTGGACCCCCGCCGCCGCCCAGCAGCAGACGGACCCCGAGCACTCCTGCCAGAAGGGCCGGGCCTGCGGCTGCGCGGGCATGCCGTTCCTGGTCGGCTGGTTCGAGGAGGCCGCCAACACCCTGCGCTTCATGGGCGAGGACGCCTTCACCGGCACCGCGCAGGAGGCCCGCTCGGCCGGCATCGCGCTGGTCATCTCCCTTCAGCGTCCCAGTCACGACCAGATCTCCACCAGCACCCGCGCCTCGATGCCGTCCGTCCTGACCTTCGGCCTCGACCCGCGCGACGAGGGCATGGCACTGCCCGCCCCGGTCCTGGACGCCGGTGCCCGACCAGGCGCCTGGGGCAACCGCCGGCCCGGCTACTGCTACCTCGTCACCCCCGGTGTCGACGAGCAGCGGCACAGCGCCCCCGGCCGCACCTGGCGCTTCACCGGCAACGCCGCCCGCGTCATGGAGCAGCTCGCCGAGTGGACCCGCCGCAACGGCGCCACCGTCGACCCCGTCACCGCCAAGGCCGCGACCGCCGCCGTCGGCAACGCCTACACCCACCGCCGCGACGACGACGAGGACGGGCAGGACAGCGTGTACGAGAGCGACCGCGGCGACGAATACGAGCAGCCGCAGGAGCCGGAGACGACAGGCCGGGTGGACGCGGAAGACGCCCACCTCGACCCGCAGACCGAACTCCCGCCCGTCCCGAACACCCTCGCCGCCATCACCCTCGGTAACCCGACCGGGCCGGACCTCACCGCCGAGGAGGCCCGCGCCGCGATGGACGCCATCGTTGCCGAGTTCGAGCAGGACGGCGTCATGGTGATCGGCCCCAAGGACGTCATGAAGCACGCCGAGCGCTTCGGCCGGGGCCGCCAGTGGGTCTCCGGAGAGTTCCGCCGCCTCATCGAGGACGGCCGACTCGTCCCGACCGCGAAGGCCGGCCGCTACCGCATCACCCCCGCCCCGGCCCTCGTCTGACACTTCCTGACACCCGACACCCCCTGACACCCAATCTCCTAGGCAGACGGAGTGTCAGACGCGTCCTGACGCCGTCTGACACCCGCTTCTGACACCTCACCCGACAGTCCGGCGGACCGGCCGACCGGGCCGCCACCGGGCTCTCCTCACCCCGAAGGAACCCGCGCCGATGCCCCGCCTGCGCCTGCACTACCGCGCCGACCACCGGCCCCTGCTCGTCCTCGCCGACACCCCCCGCCCGCGCTGCCCCGAGTGC
The window above is part of the Kitasatospora sp. NA04385 genome. Proteins encoded here:
- the traA gene encoding plasmid transfer protein TraA produces the protein MANQAKTPTGGTNSTSNTRNGFGSGATFSPGFNININKGTPGVPQQPGAAANPGTGVGRTSPLALPEPAFYSAADVRSYCEALRAFGAYSAIEVEVAAEILKAALEQAPNVPGDNPFSRKMRARAVARKLAKAADALTDAAKDAAAAWAAFQREYADVMTPQRPQPQHRPFQF
- a CDS encoding DUF2637 domain-containing protein, with amino-acid sequence MLGLTVVAAVGAVALAGIGFSGSYAALRDLGFTHGFGRFSYAFPVGVDAGIVALLAMDLHLIRKGTPWPMLRLLAHGFTAATIYFNAASAGPPLANPTGTAMHAVIPIMFVAVVEAGRRLVIRITRIEAGHQRDGVPLHRWILAPGPSFAMYRRMRLWGIDSYQQAIELERERTVYRVMLERDHGKNLKNAPAELLLPLVMERFGLSVDEALALPQEADERARLRAERAAEFEKNAAVRAEQRAAELEITRLQTAGRVEAAGYEVGAETATAKATATARTLAAGRKAEAVQRLDQSAEELAAAASVQEAAEARARAAETAQAAAETERSAAEARARAAEAQARAIASEQAEATAEEELQNTRRRTAETAKLAAETEQEAAEAAERTAEAKRRTTAANRARAEDEEAEAAARQRTAEARERAAEAELRAVEAEDAAKLTPAARGARRVARMILAAGGDVEAVTLQAIIDDLGVSLATASQRRADAADLLAAGYRPTAPAHL
- the traB gene encoding plasmid transfer protein TraB gives rise to the protein MQHRESLEGASNAGGVAAWVAHRAKPYTPPWITAAATGVAGSLAWVPAHGSTGYAVGLTLGSVALTGATAWAGKSTTPQRRLHSAVTVAAGSAWFTGVALAGWNGLTFGTFWIGGAVLALSWNVRQVMRRNPEAVQTATDADGSLLEKVKLAGAAIRRTEVEPNRLTAEISLPAGELTNDDVTRSLGNIASALDVAPTAVRYLPDPDSARRGSLVVVPRDMLSEVVEWEMPTQVGGSIADPLVIGRYDDGSPLQLWLPGDPAAGRNSTHLLVCGMSGSGKGDGALNVLTEIMSRRDVIVWLSDPKSFQDFGPLRPGLDWAVEGGAATETMVTALQAVIPARTRWLGAHGYRQWTPAAAQQQTDPEHSCQKGRACGCAGMPFLVGWFEEAANTLRFMGEDAFTGTAQEARSAGIALVISLQRPSHDQISTSTRASMPSVLTFGLDPRDEGMALPAPVLDAGARPGAWGNRRPGYCYLVTPGVDEQRHSAPGRTWRFTGNAARVMEQLAEWTRRNGATVDPVTAKAATAAVGNAYTHRRDDDEDGQDSVYESDRGDEYEQPQEPETTGRVDAEDAHLDPQTELPPVPNTLAAITLGNPTGPDLTAEEARAAMDAIVAEFEQDGVMVIGPKDVMKHAERFGRGRQWVSGEFRRLIEDGRLVPTAKAGRYRITPAPALV
- a CDS encoding NUDIX hydrolase: MPEIEKFEALRYTADVVCFRGDAVLLIERGWPPYQGMFALPGGHVDAGETSRDAAARELLEETGVRVEAADLVFVGLYDAPERDPRGRYIGAAYAVRVPEGTEALAGDDAASVQWVPLADLPADLAFDHRLIVADTRALPLTIRP